From a single Oryctolagus cuniculus unplaced genomic scaffold, mOryCun1.1 SCAFFOLD_163, whole genome shotgun sequence genomic region:
- the LOC100358735 gene encoding uncharacterized protein: protein MDRNISQSRAESVVRDTNLEGREDLDAIDSSQVELQLLSALGWGSFGMVVLARQASSQRQVAVKFFHLHAGDPFGTRRVTQEASIMQLLRHQNIVQLLEVGRVGHYHCLVMELVDGGDLYQHVMSRGGLPEPKVMVMFDQILAAVGHCHAQRVAHRDLKLGNLLLDSQLNVKLADFGLSCHLPEGELVQGFRGTPEYSAPEVFRQEPYDPFAADLWSLGVILFAMLAGAMPFSGKDLAELRDCIQRGSYELPCAASPALEELLSSLLSPDPCDRPTVESARQQWWFDPLREEAEGEEVIVVQPLGIPEDPEAQEYLAGLGLLPDAGASVPSGPGGSSRMSLQPDSRSLEQGHREPEPELESESEAESDSELVLEPEPMPKPEPKPDSAVAAPVLAVSLPGQLQERSSGASPAPEPVPVVIPSTPSPRSSPHLVVPEVPAAEPEEAGTSASASVPSKGRQGLGRRIGRSILRFLLRACCLPAPARGPGPRSRKVAPR, encoded by the exons ATGGACAGGAATATtagccagagcagagcagagagtgtAGTTAGGGACACCAACCTGGAAGGCCGTGAGGACCTGGATGCCATCGACAGCTCACAGGTTGAGCTCCAGTTGCTGtcggccctgggctggggcagctTCGGCATGGTGGTGCTGGCCCGCCAGGCTTCCAGCCAGCGGCAGGTGGCTGTGAAGTTCTTTCATTTACATGCTGGCGACCCGTTCGGCACCAGGCGAGTGACGCAAGAGGCCAGCATCATGCAGCTCCTGAGGCACCAGAATATCGTGCAGCTGCTGGAGGTGGGTCGTGTcggccattaccactgcctggTGATGGAGCTGGTGGACGGGGGCGACCTCTACCAGCACGTGATGAGCCGGGGTGGCCTGCCAGAGCCCAAGGTCATGGTCATGTTTGACCAAATCCTGGCAGCCGTGGGCCACTGCCATGCACAGCGGGTGGCGCACAGGGACCTCAAGCTGGGGAACCTGCTGCTGGACTCTCAGCTCAACGTGAAGCTGGCGGACTTTGGGCTCAGCTGCCATCTGCCCGAGGGCGAGCTGGTGCAGGGCTTCCGCGGGACCCCGGAGTACAGCGCCCCCGAGGTGTTCCGGCAGGAGCCGTATGATCCATTCGCAGCAGACCTTTGGAGCCTGGGGGTCATCCTCTTTGCCATGCTGGCAGGGGCCATGCCCTTCAGCGGGAAGGACTTGGCAGAGCTGCGGGACTGTATCCAGAGGGGGAGCTACGAGCTCCCGTGtgcggccagcccagccctggaggagcTCCTGAGCTCACTCCTCAGCCCAGACCCCTGCGACAGGCCTACAGTGGAATCTGCCCGCCAGCAATGGTGGTTTGACCCCTTACGAGAGGAAGCTGAGGGGGAGGAGGTGATCGTGGTTCAGCCCCTGGGGATTCCCGAGGACCCAGAGGCCCAGGAGTACCTGGCGGGCCTGGGTCTGCTTCCGGACGCTGGAGCCTCGgtgccatctggtcctggaggATCCAGCCGGATGTCCCTGCAGCCGGACTCCCGGAGCCTGGAGCAG gGACACAGGGAACCCGAGCCTGAGCTAGAGTCCGAGTCCGAGGCGGAGTCGGATTCAGAGTTGGTGCTGGAGCCGGAGCCCATGCCCAAGCCGGAACCTAAGCCAGATTCTGCCGTTGCTGCCCCCGTGCTGGCCGTTTCCCTCCCTGGACAGCTGCAGGAGAGGAGCtctggtgccagcccagcccccgagCCCGTCCCTGTGGTCATCccttccacccccagccccaggagcagtCCACACCTGGTGGTGCCAGAGGTCCCAGCAGCTGAGCCTGAGGAGGCTGGGACCTCAGCATCGGCCTCTGTCCCGAGCAAGggccggcaggggctgggcaggaggattGGCAGGAGCATCCTCAGATTCCTCCTgcgtgcctgctgcctgcctgccccagcccgtgGCCCTGGCCCCCGCAGCCGAAAGGTGGCCCCCAGGTAG